Within Pseudomonadota bacterium, the genomic segment TCAACGGCAGACCATTGCAACTGATTACAAAGGACGACAAACAGGACCCGCAGACAGCCCTAAGGGTGGATCGGGAACTGATTGTCGAAGAGGTTGTTGTCATCATAGGCCATATGATCAGCGCCATGTCTGAGGTTGTGCTGCCCCTTATTAATGAGAAAAAAGTCCTCATGATCAGCCCTACGACAAGCATGAACAAACTGGCAGGGATCGACGACTACTTTCTGAGGGTGATGAATCCCAGCATACATTTAACCAACCTTAAGGCGGACTATGCCTACCGGAATCTGAAACTGCGCAGGATGGCTGCTGTCTACGACCTCTCCAACCGCGCCTATTCAGAGGACTACGCAACGAACTTCAAGTCGGAGTTTGAGCGCCTGGGAGGCAAGATTATCACTGTGGACACTTTCAAGGCAGGATATGATGTCAGCTTCAAGGACCTTGCGAAAAACATTCTCAGGGCAAGACCGGACGGACTGCTCATTGCCGCCGGTGCGGTGGATACGGCGATGATCTGTCAGCACATCCGCATGACAGGATCGAAGATACCTATCCTTATCAGCGGCTGGGCGCAGACGCCGGATTTGCTGAGACACGGCGGCCCTGCCGTGGAAGGGATTATCGCCACCGAGTATGTGGACTACGATAGTACTGCGAAATCCTATGTAGAGTTCAGGGAAAGATACCGGGCCCGTTTCGGCGATGTTGAGCCCACATTTGCCGTGGTAATGGGGTATGAAGCCGTCATGGTGGTAAAAGATGCCCTTTCCAGAAACCCCGATCCGAAACAACTGAAGGAAACGATCCTGAAACAGAAGATCTTTAATGGGCTGCAGGGGGCTTTTGAGATCGACTCCTATGGCGATGCAAAGCGAACGGCCTATATCGTGACGGTCCGCAAGAACAGATTTACGATCGTAAATAAATGAAGAAATTTACCTTCAGCCTCAGGAACATCCTCATCTTCTCCTTTATTCTCCTTGGAGGACTGCCCATCCTTGTGATGGGATTTATTGCGATCAGGCTCATCAGTGCGGATATCGACCGGGAGGTTCGAGCGAAGAATCTGCTTATAGCCCAATCGCTTTCCTCAGGGGTGCAGGCCTTTCTCGACGATTCACTTTTCACCCTCAGACTGATTGAAGGTACCATCATAAAGAAGCAATACATTAAGAAGAATGAGATCAACAGCTATCTGGACGATATCCTGATAGTCCACCTCGAATTTGACTCCGTCGCGATTCTGGACGAAAAAGGGACCGTAAAGTTTATGGCCCCTTATAACCAGGATGTTATAGGCATGAATCTTTCGGGTCAGGCGTTCTTCTCTCGTGTCCGTCAGTACGGGCTACCATACTGGTCTTCGACCTTCATCTCCCTGCAGACAGGGAGGCCGACACTCACACTTGCCATTCCTGTAGAAGGAGGCATAATTGTCGGGTATCTCAACCTCGCAACGCTCAATGCCATCACCGACAAGGTGTGGGCGGGAAGGTTGACATATGCCCTCATAATAGACCAGGAAGGAACCATAATTGCTCACCCTGATCGCAACAAAGTCTCGGAAAGACAGAACCTGAGACATCTGAAATTCGTCGGACAAGAGAGACAAACATTGCAAGGGAATTTCACATACAGGGAAGATGGCAGGAGCTATTTGGCAAGCCTGTCCAATGTGCTTCAAACGCAATGGACAGTAATTGTTACAGTACCCGCTGACGAGGCGTTTGCGGCCGCTATCCGCGTGAGAAACCTTTTTGCCGCGGGAGCGGCCATAGTTATTCTTCTTGCTTCTGCAATTGTTTTTCTCAGTGTGCGAAAGGTTTCAAATCCTCTTTCGCAGCTCGTCCGGGATGCCCGCCGGATTGCGGACGGACACTATATTGTTGAAGAGAAACCCTCGGCTTACAAGGAGATTGATGAACTCGCAGACAATTTCCACCGGATGGCAGGGGCTATTGAGAGCCGGGAGAAGGCGCTCAAGGAAAGCACGGTGACGCTCCATGCATTTTTTGATGCCGTGCATGAAAGCATGGTGCTTATTGACACAGAGGGCATAATTCTATTATCAAATATGGTGGGTGCCCAAAGATTAGGCAAGGACGTTCACGAATTTGTCGGCACCTGTCTTTATGACCATTTTCCTCCGGACGTTGCAGGATACAGAAAGGAACAATGCGATAAAGTTATTGCTACAGGCGAACCGGTTTATTTTCAAGACAAGAGGGCAGGGAGATTTTTTGAACAGCATTGTTTCCCTGTTTTTGATGGGCAAGGAAAAGTGTCAGGGGTAGCGATCTTCGCAGAAGAGATCACCGACCGCAAGCAGGCTGAGGAGGCGCTGCGCAAAGAAAGAGACTTCAACTCCAGCCTTATTGAATCCTCTCCGGTGTTTTTTGTCGCCATAAACA encodes:
- a CDS encoding PAS domain S-box protein → MKKFTFSLRNILIFSFILLGGLPILVMGFIAIRLISADIDREVRAKNLLIAQSLSSGVQAFLDDSLFTLRLIEGTIIKKQYIKKNEINSYLDDILIVHLEFDSVAILDEKGTVKFMAPYNQDVIGMNLSGQAFFSRVRQYGLPYWSSTFISLQTGRPTLTLAIPVEGGIIVGYLNLATLNAITDKVWAGRLTYALIIDQEGTIIAHPDRNKVSERQNLRHLKFVGQERQTLQGNFTYREDGRSYLASLSNVLQTQWTVIVTVPADEAFAAAIRVRNLFAAGAAIVILLASAIVFLSVRKVSNPLSQLVRDARRIADGHYIVEEKPSAYKEIDELADNFHRMAGAIESREKALKESTVTLHAFFDAVHESMVLIDTEGIILLSNMVGAQRLGKDVHEFVGTCLYDHFPPDVAGYRKEQCDKVIATGEPVYFQDKRAGRFFEQHCFPVFDGQGKVSGVAIFAEEITDRKQAEEALRKERDFNSSLIESSPVFFVAINNDGTTKMMNEFMLHALGYTLEEVIGKDYLETFAPDTDREMIKEIFSILVNQARPTVNENRVLTKDGRELLVEWHGRPIMKPDGGFDFFFGAGVDITDRKRLEAQLIQAQKLESIGILAGGIAHDFNNLMTVVLGNVQLAMMGLPADHTSYPLLRAALQSAE
- a CDS encoding ABC transporter substrate-binding protein, whose product is MIKVLITVLCATLFFAGTIDAADKNVLKIGFVGGLTGKSSDLGIQGRNGVTLAVEEINRQGGINGRPLQLITKDDKQDPQTALRVDRELIVEEVVVIIGHMISAMSEVVLPLINEKKVLMISPTTSMNKLAGIDDYFLRVMNPSIHLTNLKADYAYRNLKLRRMAAVYDLSNRAYSEDYATNFKSEFERLGGKIITVDTFKAGYDVSFKDLAKNILRARPDGLLIAAGAVDTAMICQHIRMTGSKIPILISGWAQTPDLLRHGGPAVEGIIATEYVDYDSTAKSYVEFRERYRARFGDVEPTFAVVMGYEAVMVVKDALSRNPDPKQLKETILKQKIFNGLQGAFEIDSYGDAKRTAYIVTVRKNRFTIVNK